The following are encoded in a window of Pseudodesulfovibrio sp. S3 genomic DNA:
- the nusB gene encoding transcription antitermination factor NusB: MSSTKKGNRPGIRRVGRTLAFQVLYSTHFLDRANPMDMDTLFDLNPMVTEQESETARDFARALVMGVNVNLHDIDKTIQENSQHWKIERIAMVELSVLRLSLYELLFTDIPAKVAINEAIELSKIFGDDKSRSFVNGILDGVAKTLKRN; this comes from the coding sequence ATGAGCTCTACTAAAAAGGGCAATAGGCCCGGCATTCGCAGGGTGGGTCGCACCCTGGCGTTTCAGGTGCTCTATTCGACGCACTTTCTTGACCGGGCCAATCCCATGGATATGGACACCTTGTTCGACCTCAATCCCATGGTCACGGAGCAGGAATCCGAGACTGCTCGCGATTTTGCCCGCGCCCTGGTCATGGGCGTGAACGTCAATCTGCACGATATCGACAAGACCATTCAGGAAAATTCCCAGCACTGGAAGATCGAACGGATCGCCATGGTGGAACTGTCCGTACTTCGGCTGTCGTTGTATGAACTGCTTTTCACCGACATCCCGGCCAAGGTGGCCATCAACGAGGCCATCGAATTGTCCAAGATCTTCGGCGATGACAAGTCGCGCTCCTTTGTTAACGGCATCCTGGACGGAGTGGCCAAAACGCTGAAGCGGAATTGA
- the ribE gene encoding 6,7-dimethyl-8-ribityllumazine synthase — translation MMSVKTIEGQLDAKGLKIALVAARFNDFIVDRLISGATDYLVRHGGSEENLTLIRLPGAFELPLAAQKLARSGNYDGIVVLGAVIRGATPHFDYVCSECAKGVAHASMETGVPMGFGLLTCDSLDQAIERAGSKGGNKGVEAASALLETIRVLEQL, via the coding sequence ATCATGTCCGTAAAGACCATCGAAGGACAACTGGACGCAAAGGGGCTTAAAATAGCCCTCGTGGCCGCCCGTTTCAATGATTTCATCGTCGATCGCCTCATCTCCGGCGCCACTGACTATCTGGTCCGGCATGGCGGCAGCGAGGAAAACCTGACCCTGATCCGGCTGCCCGGCGCCTTCGAGCTCCCCCTGGCCGCACAGAAGCTGGCTCGTTCCGGCAATTATGACGGCATCGTCGTGCTTGGTGCGGTCATCCGCGGCGCCACCCCGCACTTCGACTACGTTTGCAGCGAATGTGCCAAGGGCGTGGCTCACGCCAGCATGGAGACCGGTGTGCCCATGGGCTTTGGCCTGCTCACCTGCGACTCCCTGGATCAAGCCATCGAACGTGCCGGCTCCAAGGGTGGCAACAAGGGTGTGGAAGCCGCTTCCGCACTGCTTGAGACCATCCGGGTGCTGGAGCAACTCTAA